In Paracoccus sp. N5, a single window of DNA contains:
- a CDS encoding cache domain-containing protein produces MKKSLGASLALGLAGLQFLAILLVVFSSYLTSERALIRHARDLLRDVGINTIEHSRGFLSPAQGAAELAAQLAQNSVIASEDTPLLEQLLFQQLKIAPQFAGLYYGREDGSFVYVMRTPGARGDFRSKIVSIRDGQRRVEFIWRDHDFTPVARSEDPADRYDPRDRPWYVKAKAERATIWTDPYIFFSSHQPGITLAAPVQQPDGGLRGVVGVDIEISMISEFLARLNIGQHGRALIINRNGDVIAHPDSSLIRARNADGSLRFAAISEIGDPIARAAFGPAALAGALPVAQETPGEFLHDGASYVSTIMPVISDTLPWTIAVYAPEDDFTGALKRNRTLNIWLAALVAGLTGLLGLALADAIYRPVRAFAVRTALVSQGELDPDAPLPRTYKELERANDALVQQIVARRKTEREYGQTFDMSSRGMAQIAPDSGRFIRVNASICHITGYSAAELSRMRLSDLVHPEDPTFVGAFFHSPAGDFSVNREMRCIRKDGSTIWITLNEILIRDEHGKPLHSVLTMDDITQGKRAEAQIVQLNRDLSHLARGNTMGEMAAGLAHELNQPLAAIAQNADTALLILDQMAAKDPELRDVLIEIEGQSLRAGEIIRALRSFISKDEGAATSFDLADLVQQTLHLIQAEAAEARVLVQIDLAPGLPPVRANRVQIAQVIVNLLRNAIEALADHPATDRRVLLAARRDDGQVRISIEDTGPGIAPGISLFSQFETSKPGGMGLGLSICRSMLAANGGALWHESRPSGGARFVFTLPVSRKVA; encoded by the coding sequence ATGAAGAAATCGCTGGGCGCATCGCTGGCGCTGGGACTGGCGGGGCTGCAATTCCTCGCCATCCTGCTGGTGGTGTTTTCGTCCTATCTGACCTCCGAGCGGGCGCTGATCCGCCATGCCCGCGACCTTTTGCGCGACGTCGGCATCAACACCATCGAGCATTCGCGCGGCTTTCTCAGCCCGGCGCAGGGCGCGGCGGAACTGGCGGCGCAGCTGGCGCAGAACAGCGTCATCGCCAGCGAGGACACGCCGCTGCTCGAGCAGCTCCTGTTCCAGCAGCTGAAGATCGCGCCGCAATTCGCCGGGCTCTATTACGGGCGCGAGGACGGCAGCTTCGTCTATGTCATGCGCACCCCCGGCGCGCGCGGCGATTTCCGCAGCAAGATCGTCTCGATCCGCGACGGCCAGCGCCGGGTCGAATTCATCTGGCGCGACCACGACTTCACCCCGGTCGCGCGCAGCGAGGATCCCGCCGACCGCTATGACCCGCGCGATCGGCCCTGGTATGTCAAGGCCAAGGCCGAGCGCGCGACGATCTGGACCGACCCCTATATCTTCTTCTCGTCGCACCAGCCGGGGATCACGCTGGCGGCGCCGGTGCAGCAGCCGGACGGCGGGCTGCGCGGCGTGGTGGGCGTCGACATCGAGATCAGCATGATCTCGGAATTCCTGGCGCGGCTGAACATCGGCCAGCACGGCCGGGCGCTGATCATCAACCGCAACGGCGACGTGATCGCCCATCCCGACAGCAGCCTGATCCGGGCGCGCAACGCCGATGGCAGCCTGCGCTTCGCCGCCATCAGCGAGATCGGCGACCCGATCGCCCGCGCCGCCTTCGGCCCCGCCGCGCTGGCCGGCGCCCTGCCGGTGGCGCAGGAGACGCCGGGCGAGTTCCTGCACGACGGCGCCTCCTATGTCTCGACCATCATGCCGGTCATCAGCGACACGCTGCCCTGGACCATCGCGGTCTATGCGCCCGAGGACGATTTCACCGGCGCGTTGAAGCGCAACCGCACGCTGAACATCTGGCTGGCGGCGCTGGTCGCGGGGCTGACCGGGCTTCTGGGGCTGGCGCTGGCCGACGCGATCTATCGCCCGGTGCGGGCCTTTGCCGTGCGCACCGCGCTGGTCTCGCAGGGCGAGCTGGACCCGGACGCGCCGCTGCCCAGAACCTACAAGGAGCTGGAGCGTGCCAATGACGCGCTGGTCCAGCAGATCGTGGCGCGGCGCAAGACCGAGCGCGAATACGGCCAGACCTTCGATATGTCCTCGCGCGGGATGGCGCAGATCGCGCCCGACAGCGGCCGCTTCATCCGCGTGAACGCCAGCATCTGCCACATCACCGGCTACAGCGCGGCGGAACTGTCGCGCATGCGGCTGTCGGACCTGGTCCACCCCGAGGACCCGACCTTCGTCGGCGCCTTCTTCCACAGCCCGGCCGGCGATTTCTCGGTCAACCGCGAGATGCGCTGCATCCGCAAGGACGGCAGCACCATCTGGATCACCCTGAACGAGATCCTGATCCGCGACGAACATGGCAAGCCGCTGCATTCGGTGCTGACCATGGACGACATCACCCAGGGCAAGCGCGCCGAGGCGCAGATCGTGCAGCTGAACCGCGACCTGTCGCACCTGGCGCGCGGCAATACTATGGGCGAGATGGCCGCGGGCCTGGCGCATGAGCTGAACCAGCCGCTGGCCGCCATTGCCCAGAACGCCGATACCGCGCTGCTGATCCTGGACCAGATGGCGGCCAAGGACCCCGAGCTGCGCGACGTCCTGATCGAGATCGAGGGCCAGTCGCTGCGCGCGGGCGAGATCATCCGCGCGCTGCGCAGCTTCATCAGCAAGGACGAGGGCGCCGCCACCAGCTTCGACCTGGCCGACCTGGTGCAGCAGACCCTGCACCTGATCCAGGCCGAGGCCGCCGAGGCGCGGGTTCTGGTGCAGATCGATCTGGCCCCCGGCCTGCCGCCGGTGCGCGCCAACCGCGTGCAGATCGCCCAGGTCATCGTCAACCTGCTGCGCAATGCCATCGAGGCGCTGGCCGACCATCCCGCCACCGACCGCCGCGTCCTGCTGGCCGCCCGGCGCGACGACGGGCAGGTGCGCATCAGCATCGAGGACACCGGCCCCGGCATCGCCCCCGGCATCAGCCTGTTCTCGCAGTTCGAGACCAGCAAGCCCGGCGGCATGGGCCTTGGCCTGTCGATCTGCCGCTCGATGCTGGCCGCGAACGGCGGTGCGCTGTGGCACGAAAGCCGGCCGAGCGGCGGCGCGCGCTTCGTCTTTACCCTGCCCGTCAGCCGGAAGGTGGCGTGA
- a CDS encoding response regulator, giving the protein MTDSPLTVFLIDDDEGIRRSLQRALEKRGYTVESHASAASFLAAYDPARQGCLLLDYGMPGMNGLELQRHLNLLGATIPVIFITGHGGVPESVQAIKAGAVDFLEKPFRQAHLVERIETAFAVARERLDLHEQDRRLRARFQSLTARELEIVQRMIARPSEISSKELAAALGISPRTVDHHRARILEKMNVKSVAELIALATR; this is encoded by the coding sequence ATGACCGATTCCCCGCTGACCGTCTTTCTGATCGACGACGACGAGGGCATCCGCCGCTCCTTGCAGCGGGCGCTGGAAAAGCGCGGCTATACGGTCGAGAGCCATGCCTCGGCCGCGTCGTTCCTCGCGGCCTATGACCCGGCGCGGCAGGGCTGCCTGCTGCTCGATTACGGCATGCCGGGAATGAACGGGCTGGAGCTGCAACGGCACCTGAACCTGCTTGGCGCGACCATTCCGGTGATCTTCATCACCGGCCATGGCGGGGTGCCGGAATCGGTGCAGGCGATCAAGGCCGGCGCCGTCGATTTCCTGGAAAAGCCGTTTCGCCAGGCGCATCTGGTCGAGCGCATCGAGACCGCCTTTGCCGTCGCCCGCGAAAGGCTGGACCTGCACGAGCAGGACCGCCGCCTGCGCGCCCGGTTCCAGAGCCTGACCGCGCGCGAGCTCGAGATCGTGCAGCGCATGATCGCCCGCCCCTCCGAGATCTCCAGCAAGGAACTGGCGGCGGCCTTGGGCATCAGCCCGCGCACGGTCGATCACCACCGCGCCCGCATCCTGGAAAAGATGAACGTGAAATCCGTGGCCGAACTGATCGCGCTGGCGACGCGCTGA